The genomic DNA gggttcgaatcccagccatggcgtaatttccttcagcaagaaatttatccacattgtgctgcactcgacccaggtgaggtgaatgggtacccggtaggattaattccttgaatgcatgagcgctgaaaggcagctcgagctaaagccggggtaataataacaacgcgcctcggaatagaatatttctagatagatggcgctatataaatgcctattattattattgtctatGGAGGATAAATAATCACTCTTTTTATATTGTGAAGCATCTTATGATGCTTTCGAAAGGAAATTttcagtatgtacatgtagggcacCACAGCTCAGATTTTTGTGACCACCTCCATAAAATTTCTCAATCCCTGTAAGGGTAATTCAATACTCGTAGACATTTTTACTCAGATCGGTAATGCAAGATATTTGCAGTATCTGAAAACTATTAAAGGTTCATGATTTAACACTCAAGACATTTTATggtcataagaaaatgatgggcatttccacaggttggtccaaatcatgtaacgtgagtaaccgacacattccaaagatttaccaggagcataatagaatttcccaagttttgtttttatacaaaggatagtcagactatgtactttgttgtgataaggagatgtttagttcctatcaataataatggagttacaactccaagtatgagtcaaggtgtctccaaatgtaatgtgagtaaccgtggaatagccctgATGATGAAATGATGTCGTCAGACATTGTAGATACCTGTATACACTGAAAGTTCATCAATCAGTGGCCAGGATTCCCAGCCCATCGGggtaaattattttacttttttccagtcgGGGAAAAaatcagggattttgatgaaaaatgcctcaaatgagggaaaaatcagggaattttgatcagtTCAGAAGTCGTAACCATGGTAGTCAGTAAGactatgttatattttgttgcatatcacaacaacatccattgaatgactggttatggtggtactacTAGTTTTACATTATTCACTGCAACAGCTTAGAAAACATGCGAAACTTGGAATTGGGTTTGAATAATTATCAGTGAATTCTAAAATTCATCACAGAAAattcagggaattttgttttcttgaacaGCTGGGAACCCTGGTAGCTCAAACGCCTCAAAGATttaattctttgtttttgtcCCTGTTGGATGGCCATATTtgaacaaaatcaaatatattaagagcaaatagaaaacataaatacaaaccaatgaataaattatataaGTGCAAATAGGAAACAGATAAGTTCATCTTTAAACAAGGCAGGTTAGTAAATGTGGGCTTAACCCTATCgtaactgggctatttcagagCAATATATACTGTGGGATAGAATGCTCCTGTTTGGTGAAcatatcaatttttacatttccaacaaaaatctttcaaaaaaattgcgaaaaaaataattaattgaagccggggtaatagtatgcagcgcttacaaacatttgtattaagcgctatataaatgttgcatattattattattattaatttgtcatgtatttctttgtatttttttcaaatttggtctcaaaagatgcgcaatacttgaaagtaaaaagtcagcaagcggcGTGGACAAAAAAATTGCGCGTTGGCATAGGGGTGAAATTTGTCAAGGGGGGTTTAAATTCACCCCCTCCCCAGTTTAATAAGGATTAATCAAGGATTACAGTTGAGGTTTTCTTCTTTAGAGCTCACAATGGCTTCGACTTTATCATTGCAGATTGCAGCTGACTACATGAAAAATCTTAATGACACTTTTAAATGATACGTTTCCTTTGTATCAAACATCATTTCCACATGTACACCCTTTTTATGATTTTCCAGCTATGCTTTCAAGGAAACGTGTTGTTCTACCTTGACGGCAGTAACATCACCCATAACAACTGGTTATACCACATCAGTCCAGCAAGGACCACAGCTGAGCAGAACCTAGAGGCCTTCCAGCATTACGGAGATATCTACTACCGAGCGATAGACAACATCCAACCCGGTACGGAACTCAAGGTCTTCTATTCAAATGAGTACAGGGAGAAGATAGGATGTAAAGTAAAACTGGACGATCTGGGGTTCAATGAAGGTGAGTCACGTCCGTTTTTTTAACGACGAGGGATTTCATCTCATCTTTGCCCACtcccttaataataataataataataggcatttatatagcgccatctatctagaaatattctattccgaggcgcgttgttattattattattacccggctttagctcgagctgcctctcagcgctcatgcattcaaggaataaatcctgccgggtacccattcacctcacctgggtcgagtgcagcacaatgtggataaatttcttgctgaaggaaattacgcaatggctgggattcgaacccacgaccctctgtttcaaagtcagaagacttatccactgggccacaatgctccacatatATATGATGTTTGTCTGTAAAAACAatttgtattgaaattgtatgcaattgtttgtcttgtttgTCTGTAcagaatttcaaatatttcagtTGATGAGGCCCTTGGAGAAAAATTTTCTGCCAAAGGCTATTGTACAGATAGCCCTCCTTGCCCCCCATTGATGTTTGGTGCAAAACATTTTCGCAGTGCGAAgagttttcatcattttgagCAGTATGTATGTCGCATGAGAAATGTGATTTTGCatacaatttcaatacaaattgtttttacagacaaacatatatatatatgtatgaagATCCTTGCTGTTTTTCTgttctatttatttctttctttctctctcttatttatcTCTCTCCTGACCTTCCTTTTCAGCATTTTCAGGGTAAGGCCACTTATCTATCGATCACCATTCTATATATAACACCACACAATAATCAAGTCAAGTTTAAGTTATATTTCTTTCCACTGAAAGGCACAAACAAATACATTCATTCATGTACAGTATCAATGAGCTTGAAATCAGTAAGAATAAACTCATGAACAATGTGCTGAGAATATCAGATATACAGTATGGAAAAGAGGTGGTCTGTATAAAATGCAATGCTTGTTGAGCACCGATCACCTTTGTAAcaacaataaaatgcaaaagaactgAGTATTAAGAATATCAATAATCTGcatgaaaaacaaatgcagATAAGAAAAGGCTAGATAAAAGATTAAAGATATTTACATAAATACAGAAGGGGCATAAAAAAGTAGATTAAGATGGGGGATGCAAGGAGTGCTAATCCAGTTTTCTACAATTGAGTTAAAAACACAGATTTATCACTAAGACCttttaatttattaaaaatatatattgctaACAGGatcaaaatggaaaatagaGAAATAAGTAGTTGCAACACTTGGTGTCAGGAGTTGAATAGGCCTAGAGCCTTTCCAGCGACACCACAAATCAAAAGACAAATCTATATCAAAAGGGCACAACAAATTGGCAAGGCTAATGAATGGGGTCTCAGGGCTAGTCAATAGAGCGTCCTAGGCCATGACACTCTATGGCCTTGGAATAGTCCAGCCCTGCTCTCTGTATCTATCTCCCTCATACTATCGTCTTTTCTCTACAAGCCCTCCACCATGTGCTTTCATTCAACATTATCTTcttactttgtttttttttgtttttttttactcagagGCTGACTGTTTCAAGTGTTACATGTGTGAGGAATCGTACCATGGATCCAAGGTCATGCTCCGCCACGTCAAGTTCAGTCACATGAAGGACAACCAGACACCGAATGTGAGTAGCAATCTCAAGGATAGGATGACCAAGAAGGCCAGATTGATGGAGTCGCTGAAACAGCCTTTACCCGAACAAAGGCACCAGGAAGCTCAAGAAACTGGTCGTAAGGTTCCGCCCAGTGATCAGGAGGACGACTTTGTCTGTGCCACCTGTGGCAAGCGGTTTCAAACAGATGGTCGTCTGAAGGAACACGAGCGCTTCCACGAAAGCACCTGTGAGTTTGAGTGTGACGTGTGCCACGATGTCTTCAATACGTCGCTTACGCTGCTGAGGCACAAGAAGATCCACGATGAAGTCCGGATGAAGTGTACGCTGTGTCCCAAGGAGTACAGCAGTCGTGGTAACCTTTCCCGCCACATGCATGTTACACATGGGTTTGAACGGAGGAAAGGAAACCTAGTGTGCATGGGctgtcaaaattattttgacttggaagataatattttacatcatcTTCAGAAATGTAAGAAGCTTCAggaaatgagagagaaaattCGAGCAATGGCAGGAGAAGATGATGTAAGTGATGAATCTGACAGAGCTGATGATGGTTCATTTCTGAAGAAGACAATTGGTTCAGAATCGGAGGTCATCGGGAACTTGGCTAAATTATCAAAAAGTGATCAGAAATCTGGCTACATTGTACCAGAGATCAGGTGTTCCTTATGTGGCAAGAACTACACTTCACGTTCTCGCCTTCACCGACATCTGAATGACGTACATGGCTTTGAGTTCGCGTCAGGGAAATTCCTGTGCATGGGTTGTTCGAAGGAGCTAAATCCGAAAGGCAAAATAGCTCTACATGTGGCAAATTGTGAAGGACTGGCTGAGTTtttgaagaaaagaaggaaggagaggaagaaacaCAGACCAAATGTTGGAATCactgatgatgaggatgatgaaagTGATAGCGATGATAGTGAAGAACAAACAAAAGAAGGAGAGGGTGATGAAGGGAAGAAGATTGATATGCTTGGAGTTCGCTTAAATCAATACGCTAACAAACCCTTTAAGTGTACCCATTGTAGCCAGAGATATGCCAGCAAAGAGAGATTAAAACGCCACAAGCGCAACAAACATCCAAACGTCTCTGTGTTCCCATGTGACCATTGCGACAAGGTCTTCCCTTATAAGAACCGGCTAATGAAACACCTTCACTCGCACAACAAGGAGAAACGCTACAAGTGCCACCAGTGTCCTCGCAGCTTCGCATCGCAAAGCGCCGCTCAGAACCATCAAGAGGAACACACCGACGCAAGGCCGCATAGATGCGAACCCTGCATGAGGGCCTTCCGGACTCGAAAATCCCTGCTCAGCCACAACAGAAGGTTACACGCTGACCGCAAGATGCGCTTTTCTTGCTCGTTTTGTGATAAGAAGTTTCCAGAGAGGACCGACCTGCGCATACACGAGCGCCGCCACAAGGGTATAAGACCGCACGTTTGTTTGGTTTGCGGGAAGGGGTTCTCATCTAAGTACTCTATGACAGTACATGTCAGGATCCACACTGGTGAAAAGCCTTTCAAATGTGAATTCTGCGACAAAGCTTTCGCCTTGAATCACCACCTAGAGCAGCATCTTAGGTCCCACACAAATGTTGGTCAGTTGCAGATAACTGGATCCACTCAGCCTTGAAAGTTTCACCTGTTCATTCGGTTAACAGTAGACCTTCACCTACAATTACCTTTCACGAGTTCAATGATTGCCAAAGTCAAAGCATTCTTAGTAGAGATTTCTGTATTTCCAAGctatgttagattttttttttcaattgtctCCTGCCAGCAAATTTAGTTCCACAAGATCAACTTTCtatcttaaccctatctaggccgggggtaGGGGGgtctcccaggcccccccccctcaaaaaatcgCGCGATTCTTTCACCGTGCATATTTATTTTACCAcactgctcgctgactttttactttcaagtcttgcacaacATTTGAGATCAAGTTTGCATCACCTGGGTACATGGTCCCAAAATTACGCAATGTtatttaaccctttgaaccctaaATCATTAGGGGCAGTGATGACCCataccctgaattatttgcacgTATCGACCACTTTCACAAACTCCAATGATTCGAGACCCAACGGCATCTTCCCCACGCTAGTACCAGGACCAGGCCGGCTGAAGTTGTTTACATTCTTGAAGACCTAGTCTACCaacagaaatatcaactttAGTGTTTGTTTTGGGCTCAAAATCACTGTGTTACTACAGTCAGATCTATCAATTGCTTCCTAATAGTAAGCACGTGACTTGCCACGTATTACCGCACATACCACACGAGCAACCGCAGAAAAGTGGCATATTTGGGCCATTTTTTATGCTAAATCCTTCCGAAATCAATACCAGTCTAGACTAAAGTTATGAACTAAATATGCCTACACTTACATGTACTAAACATCATTTGTAaaagatcacctgacatttagAACCCATGTTCTTGAAGTCACATGGCTTTAGACCGGTATTCCGGCCTATCGGGTATATGCGCGTTCACTGGTAGGCTGGTATTCCGGCCTATCGGGTTCAAAGGGtgaagtgcatgtcagacccaaaattgctcaaagaCGTGATTTCGTgtgcaaagtcaatgtaaattgtgttctcaaccaaaaatcataaatgtatgattatttttagttttgatgGTCTAAGTGTATGTATTTCATGCTGTTTGtgatcttagaagagtccccaacaaatttcattgaaaaaacaaaagaaaagggtaaaaaaaacacagaaatacataacaaattacaaaaaacaatataatacataagaaattgatctgatatcacaattttttcatgtaaacttgctaagaacaccacaaagagtttctatgccaaaaaatagaacatttggagcttgatttagggagttagaggaagaAGTAttattttgcatactaattatacataaattcagagctgccaagtagtactgattttctgtatttagtactgaaaatagagaagaataccgatggtttcatgcaaaatactgatttcttaagtttcagtttatgtgttgtcctatggtattcctgtgaaaatactaatttcctcaccaaaatactgattttcagccttgaaaatactgaaatgttcttgttcaggttggcagctctgtaaattagcataattacttgatcacaatttgcatgaaataaatttctatttttatatttgtaGATTGTATCCCAGACAACTCACGTGCTGATTTTTGGCGCGATCGCCCGGTAGACGGctgagatctcaaggggggacTTGGGAGGCCCCTCCCCCCACctggccatatgaactcccaaaataccccggcctataTAGGGTTAAAACATTAAAGCTTTGATAGACTTTCAACTACTATGATATTAAACATTCCATCATGAACAGGATTATTAGCCATTTaaatgatttcattaaaatattttttaaggatgtttGTATGTTGATCAGAGTTTGCACCATTTTATTTGTAAGATTTTTTATAAAATGCTCTGTGGTTtctattcagaaatatttatatatatttttttatgaactagcaGCCCAGGTTAtaattatcaacaaaaaaaagaaagatggaagTTTTTGCATGGTTGCAATTTGTAATCGTGCATTTTCAATTGCTTAAGTTATCCATAAAGGGTGTGTGGGATCTTGACTAAACCTTGTCCCATTTAGACATATTTGTGTAATGTTCTGTAttaacatctacatgtataaagtatTAATAGAAAGCTGAgaacaatttgaaaaatgtttcaaaatatgtttcattCCAAGGTATGACATAATATGCTGGAAGCAGCAAAATGTAGTGAGAATTTTCTTCACTTATGAATTACAAATCTTGCTGTTGCTATGTCACGATGTGTATGTTTATGTATGAAATGATGTTGGCAAGCCTTTTTAGCAGTTGTGGAGCTCCAACTGCAAAGCGGCTTAATTTTGTAGCTTATGATTTATACATTTGCCCCTTACTGTTGTATAATATTGCCTAAATGGACAACATACTCAAATATGAGGACTGTTTTTGAAATACgatttttttgtaatacatatagTGATGTAAATGTAATGCCATATGGCCTGCTGATGCTTGTTATTCAATTGCATTGTGGGTATTGATGAGAGGATGAAGTTGAATATGGTAATTAtgggaaaaggaaggaaggataTGTTCATGTGGGTCTATGAAGCTTTAGTAATATTGTGccaatgtaaaataagaaatacagaatTTGTTTTATGTTATCTAACCAAGAGGACATTAAAGAGAAAATtgtcgtggggggggggggtataggcAGTAAGGAGGGGGAGGTGATTAATGTGAGTAGGggcagtgaatttttaaaaaccGGATAAGAGGATGTATATGTGGTTATGGGTGAAGATGTgtgagagagggaaagaaataaGTAATTGGGGGAGTGCACGGAGGAAAGGGCAATGTAAATGATTACATGTAAGAAAAGGAAGAATGTCTCAAAAgggggaataaaaaaaaaaacaaagaaatgtttCATAACACTTGTATTGTCTTTAATTAACCATCTGTGAACCATCCTTGAGTATCATTCAAAATTCTAATCTTACAAACTTGTAGTGGCcgtttgattttgattttttgaccaCCAGAATCTgtgaaaatgtaaatattaatattaaaatcaaatatatctAGCGCCCCCTAttcgtgatgattttttttcccttctacTCTCAGCTCATCTTTTAGGGATTGGATATAAAGGAGCAACAGACAACGATTATATCCTGAAGATTTCATCCCAGTCCTTGCTTTAAAATAGGTTTTATATcaaattggaaaacaaaagaCATTTTACTTAAAACACATTTCCATTCCTTTATCTCCATATCATAGCCGGGGGAGGGGGCGTATCGAGGCAGTTgctcccccattttttttttctttcttttttggttgtcaaatttctcgggaccCAAATGACCTtaattttgtagtgaaacctttttttttttttttacttgtcaaatttatttcagcacccccagcgataaaaaaataatcgttCACAGAGGCTTGTTAGATAGGTCAGTAAATGTGAGATAGTGTAATGTtctatttttaaagaaagaatgattGAAAACAAGACTAatggcgttgtggcgtgcgcctgtaatccaagctacgtggggaagttacaaattgatgcagaagttcgaggttcgaaccctggtcacgtctttcggatggtgacgttaaatgtcggtcccagacgtaaataatcatatctgattgaaacACGTCCGACAAAAAtcaattacacacacacatgcgGAGGACGCGGGCGGGAAATTATGAACTGGGGAAAACGGAGAAAGAATGAGAAGGGGTTTGTGATGGACGAGTAGATGATGTAAGTAATAATGTTTGATTgaaggaagaagggaagaacTGGAAAGTAGGAAAGCAATCATTTTGAGTGTGAAGGAAAGCGATGATGTGTTTTAAAAGATGAAGGGCACCGGCCGGCAAAGAGTGCATAGGCCTATGCAGAGGGAACCCCAGCAAAAAAATGCACTACTCCATCATTAATGGTCTCATCAATCTGGGCCCGGTCTTACACAGAGTTacgaatcaatcgtaactctatatGGAAAGCCACCAGTGCCACAATTTTttgtacaggaaatttgcaaaataaggAGCaccaaactgtcaagaaatcaatggatatatggatatacattcatatgtaGAGAACatttttgagcaaacatgcattatgttgactttgctggctttccatagttgcgattgatcggatcaatcgcaactctttgtaagacgggcccctggtgggtgtttcataaagctgttcgtaaactTACGAACGACTTggcgcacgactggaacatgttcttaggtcataactcaatgaCATAAATATCCCGGGTgaatatcacatagcacaattAAGAAAGTATCTCCAGTCGTGCGTAGCGGcagcgtaaagtcattcgtatctttacgaacagctttatgaaacaccaacctggggagcgtttcatcaatattttcatccgacaaattgtcagatctgacatcttttcatgattttgattggctgagaggcactattcctatggtaactgttggataaaatgggacttgtcggataaaacgtccgacaagtcatgaaaccccccccccccctggttttCCATCTGAAGTGAATAATAGTCTGCTTCTCAAGATCCATCTCTCTTCTTTAATTCTTCATAGATAAAATTCATGACTACCGCTCCAACTTTATCTTCAATCTCTAACTCGCTGGACTTGTTCCAGTGGATTTTAGGAATCTCACAAAAAGTGGAGGGATCACctataagagagagagagagagcgaagtgttgaatgtagacagcAACCCTACGATGTTCGGCGAGCCCATGCAGAAatacaaactttattgaattaATGTAAGAGTTCATCACATGACGTCATAATTAAATacctaaaacatggcagaatcTTAACACacaatgttgggcaacatactgtccactgtttTGGGTAATGCATGTTGGTAAaaaatattctgggcaattattatccaattgagcaaatttattacccaattattagttttgaTGACCCGAATttgacagattttaaccaatagttgtgtggacagtatgttgcccagtggTGGTTAGAAATTGGGCCCTTTTTGGCCCAACCTTTTTAATAAGAGTGCACTttcaatatgttcattttcaggTGAGGTTCACAAACGTTTGAACACcactgtgtgtgtgtataaagtaagggaaagaattttcaagtggGTATGCTGGTTTGTCAAGAAAAAAATTTACACCCCCAAAAAAGGGGTGAATGGTTACTCCcgaacccggggggggggcacttccattgacgagtggataccgtgcgcgaccatggggtctcgaaaagcaccctaaacacgtattttccatattctgacaATGCAccccttgacaagtattggcgtgtgaaaccctacccttaacaagtattggaaacaaaatgacactcttggcaagtattccctgaattaaAACCCTAAGCAAGTACGGGCTCCCGAATAAAGGTGAATTTTGTCAAACCCCTCCCAAAAAGGATTGTCCTTTATGTTAATTTGGTGAACGAAACATAACACATTatagaagaaaaatatgaaaaaaacacgATGAAAACTTTTGGGCAAAGCATACTTCTACAATGATAAATGAAAGAGGTttgtaaaagtgaaaaaaatattaatatagaCCTAATATACGTAAAtaatacacgcacacacacacaaacaagaGTCATGGATTTAGATAACAGCCTAAGAGCATAGAAGTTTGTTTGACATAAATTATGGCTGACAGCCCCTCATCCTTATTTGTAATCTGCTTTAAAATCCCGTTTAAAATGCATgggtttgaagaaaaaaaggagatcgAGAGAGCTTCATTAAATCCGGAAGGATACGAGGATGAAAAGAAACTACGCATAAATACGCATGAATAAAAGATAGCAGTCGATAAGAGAGACCTCACCCGAGTAAGAGACCTTTTTTGAGAAAAactaaaagggaaaataaaaaagtcgGTTGTCTGACTGCCAAGCACCATCTTCTTTGAAGAAAGAGCGTGCTTTGCGGAAGTTCAAATTTGACCGAAAATTGACCGTtacccctttctttttctttttttcttttatttttttaacccaACGAAGTGCATTTCTGTGGTGATTATATCAAACACACAATTTCTGTATCAAGACTACTCTAATCAACTCTTCTTCAGTATCGTACAGGCCATCGTCCGCTGTGGGTTACTTTCGTTATTCCgcaggttcgttattccgaaggtttgttaatccgaaaacaaaataaggttcgttagtccgaaggTTCTTTGGTCTGATAgagattcgtaattccaaaggttagtccgaaaacgaaataagttttttttttaagccgaaggttcgttagtccaaaaatgaaatcaatttatttttgtagcGGAAAAGGTGTTGTATGTAGCAGGAGCCGCGGAACGgctttcaaagtgggggggggggggggctgaccatgcaaaaaaatcacaatcctatggtcatttttaggtTTTTTGTGCGTGTTGTGGTCAGAGCAGTTGCATCAAGAATTGGCGAGTGGATCAaacatcttaattttgttttctctgaGCGATAATGCTACCTGACCGAACGAATCGATTAGAATGTAGGGGACTGGCTGTTAGTCACATGTTAATAAACTCCAGATAAGGGgcttttttttaggggggatgtcattttaacagcttctgctgattataaaaaaaatccccgtaggtaaaaatgccccttttcaaaagggaaaatacttcttttttaaGAAATGTGCCCGTTTTGAAATCAAATACTCTTTTAAAGTACAACATTTACATTTCAGGTtagaaaatcactttttttatcGAGCTACGCGCTCGCCTCAGTTGTTATGTAGTAAGGTACTTACCCTATTTCTAGTTATAAAAATGCTTAGATTGTCCGGTTTTCTGGTTggaatatcataaattttcatCTCGAGCTTCGTGATGCTCGCGTTAATTCTTTGGTTAGATACACATCTTCTTCATGATTACGAGAACGGTTCCGAATGTTTAATTTTCACTTCTTATTGATATGcccaaaagtttgagctcgcGATTAGCGCTCACATCTCGCGCGGGAGGCAATTTTAACAGTATGACCTAATTAGCCccataattgattaaaaacaGCGAGTTTTAgtcattcaaatttgattttttttttcagaaccgcgtaaaaaatttgaatatataacattaatcagaaatcacttcaatGAAGGCTTTGTTCAACTTAAaaactacaaaacacacaacgacatcacacactgtaaaaatgtggtgttaaaactagtgacaccaattggtattaatagaggaccacatcctgaggtgttaaaataacaccctagagattgaacataacaccaaagagtgtaaatgtaacaaccataggtgttgtaataacacctataggtgtaaaactaacaccaccaatctaacaccggtgtaaaataactggtgtggtcctctatctacaccggttaacaccacggTTTTTGCGGTGATACGTTTGGCCGCGCCCCCGCCTCACCTagcctcataacaattgaaaatgaaacgatgtttctacccccccccctcccctctccatcACGCTTGCCCTTTATGTTTTTtgaacaaatcaaaacaaatcacaaaCAATCACAAGCCATCAACAGATTTACAAAATAAcgtatcattgaaaaaaaaggaaaggaaataaaaagaaaaaaaaggaaaagggaaaataaaaaggcagccttttgataaattatcatatttcacaTCAACTAtaataacttgaaaaaaataaatcaaacttgAATTATCT from Lytechinus variegatus isolate NC3 chromosome 8, Lvar_3.0, whole genome shotgun sequence includes the following:
- the LOC121420027 gene encoding PR domain zinc finger protein 5-like, which produces MNYLNYDGPNQQSQQQPHSTASVSHHSQHMSHTFPQHLQLRDQQGSFLQSHHLQATTAPSGSGSSHLQQLQQLQGGQPLPLLNHGSLPSFAHVLGGEGGTEGSLLQQGVPSMSHRVQVVRGPPQGVDNLFSAVIQDDIDASSRRPEPPAPQPQEQLLSTTMTTQATATPTRSTTLSRPPLAEKVATTVNVGGNNQKSTSHKVDKTGKKHVLHANLPQGFRYQFKDKEGQVIKGVVVDRFIQRSQWLGPFKGSLLDEEDGQDIGSTWELCFQGNVLFYLDGSNITHNNWLYHISPARTTAEQNLEAFQHYGDIYYRAIDNIQPGTELKVFYSNEYREKIGCKVKLDDLGFNEEADCFKCYMCEESYHGSKVMLRHVKFSHMKDNQTPNVSSNLKDRMTKKARLMESLKQPLPEQRHQEAQETGRKVPPSDQEDDFVCATCGKRFQTDGRLKEHERFHESTCEFECDVCHDVFNTSLTLLRHKKIHDEVRMKCTLCPKEYSSRGNLSRHMHVTHGFERRKGNLVCMGCQNYFDLEDNILHHLQKCKKLQEMREKIRAMAGEDDVSDESDRADDGSFLKKTIGSESEVIGNLAKLSKSDQKSGYIVPEIRCSLCGKNYTSRSRLHRHLNDVHGFEFASGKFLCMGCSKELNPKGKIALHVANCEGLAEFLKKRRKERKKHRPNVGITDDEDDESDSDDSEEQTKEGEGDEGKKIDMLGVRLNQYANKPFKCTHCSQRYASKERLKRHKRNKHPNVSVFPCDHCDKVFPYKNRLMKHLHSHNKEKRYKCHQCPRSFASQSAAQNHQEEHTDARPHRCEPCMRAFRTRKSLLSHNRRLHADRKMRFSCSFCDKKFPERTDLRIHERRHKGIRPHVCLVCGKGFSSKYSMTVHVRIHTGEKPFKCEFCDKAFALNHHLEQHLRSHTNVGQLQITGSTQP